From Callospermophilus lateralis isolate mCalLat2 chromosome 5, mCalLat2.hap1, whole genome shotgun sequence, a single genomic window includes:
- the Slc22a5 gene encoding organic cation/carnitine transporter 2 isoform X1 → MRDYEEVTAFLGEWGPFQRLIFFLLSASIIPNGFNGMSVVFLTGTPEHHCRVPDTANLSSAWRNHSIPLVLQDDREVPHSCRRYRLATISNFSALGLEPGRDVDLEQLEQESCLDGWEFSQDVYLSTIVTEWNLVCEDDWKPPLTISLFFAGVLLGSFISGQLSDRFGRKNVLFVTMGMQTGFSFLQIFSKNFEMFTVLFVLVGMGQISNYVAAFVLGTEILGKSIRIIFSTLGVCIFYAFGFMVLPLFAYFIRDWRMLLLALTVPGVLCAALWWFIPESPRWLISQGRYKEAEVIIRKAAKINGIVAPSTIFDPSELQDLRSKKQQSHRILDLFRTRNIRIVTIMSIILWLTIAVGYFGLSLDTPNLHGDIYLNCFLSAVVEVPAYVLAWLLLQHVPRRYSMATALFLGGSVLLFVQLVPPDLHYLATVLVMIGKFGITSAFSMVYVYTAELYPTVVRNMGVGVSSTASRLGSILSPYFVYLGAYDRFLPYILMGSLTILTAILTLFFPESFGSPLPDTIDQMLRVKGIKYRQTPSQTRMLKDGEESPTILKSTAF, encoded by the exons ATGCGGGACTACGAGGAGGTGACCGCCTTCCTGGGCGAGTGGGGGCCCTTCCAGCGCCTCATCTTCTTCCTGCTCAGTGCCAGCATCATCCCCAATGGCTTCAACGGTATGTCAGTCGTGTTTCTGACGGGGACCCCGGAGCACCACTGCCGTGTGCCGGACACCGCGAATCTGAGCAGCGCGTGGCGCAACCACAGTATCCCGCTGGTGCTGCAGGACGATCGCGAGGTGCCCCACAGCTGCCGCCGCTACCGGCTAGCTACCATCTCCAACTTCTCAGCGCTCGGGTTGGAACCGGGACGCGACGTGGACCTGGAGCAGCTGGAGCAGGAGAGCTGCCTGGATGGCTGGGAATTCAGCCAGGACGTCTACCTGTCCACCATCGTGACCGAG TGGAACCTGGTGTGTGAAGATGACTGGAAGCCCCCGCTTACCATCTCCTTGTTTTTTGCGGGTGTGCTGCTGGGCTCTTTCATTTCTGGGCAGCTCTCAGACAG GTTTGGTCGGAAGAACGTGCTGTTTGTGACCATGGGCATGCAGACAGGCTTCAGCTTCCTACAGATCTTCTCAAAGAACTTCGAGATGTTTACTGTGCTGTTTGTCCTTGTAGGCATGGGCCAGATCTCCAACTACGTGGCAGCATTTGTCCTGG GAACTGAAATTCTTGGCAAGTCAATTCGTATTATATTCTCCACGTTAGGAGTATGCATATTTTATGCCTTTGGCTTCATGGTGCTGCCACTGTTTGCTTACTTCATCAGAGACTGGCGGATGCTGCTGCTGGCACTGACTGTGCCCGGAGTGCTGTGTGCTGCGCTCTGGTG GTTTATCCCTGAGTCCCCTCGATGGCTCATCTCTCAGGGACGATACAAAGAGGCTGAGGTGATCATTCGCAAAGCTGCCAAAATCAATGGAATTGTTGCACCCTCCACCATCTTTGACCCTAGTGAG TTACAAGACCTACGTTCCAAGAAGCAGCAGTCCCACCGCATCCTGGATCTGTTCCGAACCCGAAATATCCGAATAGTCACTATCATGTCCATAATCCTGTG GCTGACCATTGCAGTGGGCTACTTTGGACTTTCCCTTGATACTCCTAACTTGCATGGAGACATCTATTTGAACTGCTTTCTTTCGGCGGTGGTTGAAGTCCCAGCATACGTGTTAGCCTGGCTGCTGCTGCAACATGTGCCCCGGCGCTATTCCATGGCCACTGCTCTCTTCCTGGGTGGCAGTGTCCTTCTCTTCGTGCAGCTGGTGCCCCCAG ACTTGCATTACTTGGCTACAGTCCTGGTGATGATAGGGAAGTTTGGTATCACTTCTGCCTTCTCCATGGTCTACGTGTACACAGCTGAGCTATACCCCACAGTGGTCAGAAACATGGGTGTGGGAGTCAGCTCCACAGCATCCCGCCTGGGCAGCATCCTGTCTCCCTACTTTGTTTACCTTG GTGCCTATGATCGCTTCCTGCCCTACATTCTCATGGGAAGTCTGACCATCCTGACAGCCATCCTCACCTTGTTCTTCCCAGAAAGCTTCGGCAGCCCTCTCCCCGACACCATTGACCAGATGTTAAGGGTCAAAGG aataaaatatagGCAAACCCCAAGCCAAACAAGAATGTTAAAGGATGGTGAAGAAAGCCCCACAATCCTTAAGAGCACAGCCTTTTAA
- the Slc22a5 gene encoding organic cation/carnitine transporter 2 isoform X2 produces the protein MTGSPRLPSPCFLRVCCWALSFLGSSQTGMGQISNYVAAFVLGTEILGKSIRIIFSTLGVCIFYAFGFMVLPLFAYFIRDWRMLLLALTVPGVLCAALWWFIPESPRWLISQGRYKEAEVIIRKAAKINGIVAPSTIFDPSELQDLRSKKQQSHRILDLFRTRNIRIVTIMSIILWLTIAVGYFGLSLDTPNLHGDIYLNCFLSAVVEVPAYVLAWLLLQHVPRRYSMATALFLGGSVLLFVQLVPPDLHYLATVLVMIGKFGITSAFSMVYVYTAELYPTVVRNMGVGVSSTASRLGSILSPYFVYLGAYDRFLPYILMGSLTILTAILTLFFPESFGSPLPDTIDQMLRVKGIKYRQTPSQTRMLKDGEESPTILKSTAF, from the exons ATGACTGGAAGCCCCCGCTTACCATCTCCTTGTTTTTTGCGGGTGTGCTGCTGGGCTCTTTCATTTCTGGGCAGCTCTCAGACAG GCATGGGCCAGATCTCCAACTACGTGGCAGCATTTGTCCTGG GAACTGAAATTCTTGGCAAGTCAATTCGTATTATATTCTCCACGTTAGGAGTATGCATATTTTATGCCTTTGGCTTCATGGTGCTGCCACTGTTTGCTTACTTCATCAGAGACTGGCGGATGCTGCTGCTGGCACTGACTGTGCCCGGAGTGCTGTGTGCTGCGCTCTGGTG GTTTATCCCTGAGTCCCCTCGATGGCTCATCTCTCAGGGACGATACAAAGAGGCTGAGGTGATCATTCGCAAAGCTGCCAAAATCAATGGAATTGTTGCACCCTCCACCATCTTTGACCCTAGTGAG TTACAAGACCTACGTTCCAAGAAGCAGCAGTCCCACCGCATCCTGGATCTGTTCCGAACCCGAAATATCCGAATAGTCACTATCATGTCCATAATCCTGTG GCTGACCATTGCAGTGGGCTACTTTGGACTTTCCCTTGATACTCCTAACTTGCATGGAGACATCTATTTGAACTGCTTTCTTTCGGCGGTGGTTGAAGTCCCAGCATACGTGTTAGCCTGGCTGCTGCTGCAACATGTGCCCCGGCGCTATTCCATGGCCACTGCTCTCTTCCTGGGTGGCAGTGTCCTTCTCTTCGTGCAGCTGGTGCCCCCAG ACTTGCATTACTTGGCTACAGTCCTGGTGATGATAGGGAAGTTTGGTATCACTTCTGCCTTCTCCATGGTCTACGTGTACACAGCTGAGCTATACCCCACAGTGGTCAGAAACATGGGTGTGGGAGTCAGCTCCACAGCATCCCGCCTGGGCAGCATCCTGTCTCCCTACTTTGTTTACCTTG GTGCCTATGATCGCTTCCTGCCCTACATTCTCATGGGAAGTCTGACCATCCTGACAGCCATCCTCACCTTGTTCTTCCCAGAAAGCTTCGGCAGCCCTCTCCCCGACACCATTGACCAGATGTTAAGGGTCAAAGG aataaaatatagGCAAACCCCAAGCCAAACAAGAATGTTAAAGGATGGTGAAGAAAGCCCCACAATCCTTAAGAGCACAGCCTTTTAA
- the Slc22a5 gene encoding organic cation/carnitine transporter 2 isoform X3 codes for MVLPLFAYFIRDWRMLLLALTVPGVLCAALWWFIPESPRWLISQGRYKEAEVIIRKAAKINGIVAPSTIFDPSELQDLRSKKQQSHRILDLFRTRNIRIVTIMSIILWLTIAVGYFGLSLDTPNLHGDIYLNCFLSAVVEVPAYVLAWLLLQHVPRRYSMATALFLGGSVLLFVQLVPPDLHYLATVLVMIGKFGITSAFSMVYVYTAELYPTVVRNMGVGVSSTASRLGSILSPYFVYLGAYDRFLPYILMGSLTILTAILTLFFPESFGSPLPDTIDQMLRVKGIKYRQTPSQTRMLKDGEESPTILKSTAF; via the exons ATGGTGCTGCCACTGTTTGCTTACTTCATCAGAGACTGGCGGATGCTGCTGCTGGCACTGACTGTGCCCGGAGTGCTGTGTGCTGCGCTCTGGTG GTTTATCCCTGAGTCCCCTCGATGGCTCATCTCTCAGGGACGATACAAAGAGGCTGAGGTGATCATTCGCAAAGCTGCCAAAATCAATGGAATTGTTGCACCCTCCACCATCTTTGACCCTAGTGAG TTACAAGACCTACGTTCCAAGAAGCAGCAGTCCCACCGCATCCTGGATCTGTTCCGAACCCGAAATATCCGAATAGTCACTATCATGTCCATAATCCTGTG GCTGACCATTGCAGTGGGCTACTTTGGACTTTCCCTTGATACTCCTAACTTGCATGGAGACATCTATTTGAACTGCTTTCTTTCGGCGGTGGTTGAAGTCCCAGCATACGTGTTAGCCTGGCTGCTGCTGCAACATGTGCCCCGGCGCTATTCCATGGCCACTGCTCTCTTCCTGGGTGGCAGTGTCCTTCTCTTCGTGCAGCTGGTGCCCCCAG ACTTGCATTACTTGGCTACAGTCCTGGTGATGATAGGGAAGTTTGGTATCACTTCTGCCTTCTCCATGGTCTACGTGTACACAGCTGAGCTATACCCCACAGTGGTCAGAAACATGGGTGTGGGAGTCAGCTCCACAGCATCCCGCCTGGGCAGCATCCTGTCTCCCTACTTTGTTTACCTTG GTGCCTATGATCGCTTCCTGCCCTACATTCTCATGGGAAGTCTGACCATCCTGACAGCCATCCTCACCTTGTTCTTCCCAGAAAGCTTCGGCAGCCCTCTCCCCGACACCATTGACCAGATGTTAAGGGTCAAAGG aataaaatatagGCAAACCCCAAGCCAAACAAGAATGTTAAAGGATGGTGAAGAAAGCCCCACAATCCTTAAGAGCACAGCCTTTTAA